The window ctatagcaggttttagctaatctcccaagcagtgcaagagctttgcaacactttcctgttggtTATAAATCTGTTGGCAATGTTCCAACACATTTTAATCATTTTACATGGAAATATAAAAGCCTATGCTACACCAGTTTTAATTGTTATTTAAAGAGAAAATAGGTCCTGTTCATTTGTAATTTAATAAAACTGGAAACACACAGATTACATTCTCTTATAATGTGCGCCACTGAGGAGCACACCCTCATTAAATATAACCGTCAACACTTGGGCAGTCAAAGAAATGCTGAGCAATGTTAAGTTAAGAGAAACGTATTAGAAATGAAGATGCATCATATTGAGACCGAGTACTTTCACAAACAAAATGCCTCACTTTCTTTTCCCTATAATGTCCCTCTTCCTTTTAGATGCGCAATATGTTAAAGCAGTTTGTTTTGTAACAAATACTCACTATTCTTGGGGAGTGAAGGTGGGGCTCCCCCAAAAGAATTGTTCAGCGAGTATTCGATGTAAAGCATTGTAGTCATTGCAAATTtgtcttccccaaagcatttacaaCCATTTCACTGAATTAAAAGTTAACATTTAATTAATAACATGTTAACAACTGCTAATGATACAGAATTAGATTAGATATAACAGGTATCTAACCATTGCAAGTACTACGACAAGGAAAGAGCACAATGTACAAGCACCTAATCCTAAACAGACCAGCCCCTTATTGCAGCAGCTCCTAAGAAAGACAAGTTCTAGAGTCTAAGGCTGCCTCAAAACAAATCCATTGGCTCAGTCGCaaacgcttatagtaagcgcgacggcaacAGAGCGACCAAAAAATTTGAagcgggtaaatttgattttttagagacagtcgccacatgtgactgtctctaaaccagagAGCGCTGCCCGCTCcctttgtgacgtcactggccttgtcgccagcgacttagcttaaaactaaagtttaactttcgctagtggcgctTGCAGAGTTTAGTTTGTGTAATTTAAATTGTCCTGCCCCCATgcgctcgcgcttgcaaaatagccaggacacccggcactcatgcttggagagctggtgacgtcaccgctcaagCATGTGTGGTTAGCGCCATCAGGGctgcagcctaaggctgagttcATGGTCGGCGCTTATccgctgacccgcgctgacgcttgtcagtgagcccctgcagccgcaaggggagcggctttagcaggggctcacgcacaCGTCCGCAGGCGTAGCTcgtaaattttttttttgtttgcacgCCGAGGGGAGCgatgggccggtcacgtgagtggttcgctcaatgaggctccgtgatgtcactgggccgcccccagacacgcccccggatggcacgcggactaaggccagggaaagcacccgctttccctcatcctccgcacggctgaagtccctatggactcagccttaagcaGCCCATCAGACTATTTTGGGGCAAAATTCCCCCATTTACTTGATTGGCCATTGCAAACTATATAGAATAAGCTCCCAATAGTTATTAGAAGGTTAAAGCCAGTACAATTCACTTGCATAAATATTGAACAACCCCAGTAATTACATTTCCATATTTAAAACAGGCACTTTCATAAGGTTGCAAGCATATCAGGTATAGGGTGGCAGTATTTTATATTCCGTTGTATAACAGCTGCACATTTTATGTAGTACTGAGTCAACACACTAACATCCGAGACCTAGTTTAGTCAGGGATCAAACATAAGgcagttattttttgttttaaatatccCCAATCCAGAAACAGTAACAAATACAAAGATCACTCAATACCACAATAAAAAATACTGAATAGAGAAAATAAGTCAGAGAAACGACAAAATATGTACCAATTATTAAAACATATGCTAAATGGATTCAGAATTTAGTGTGTTCACGCGATATATGAAAAAAGTGACACTTTTTGGAAGGATATCTTTCATGCGTCATACtgtgagaataataataatagcatgttcttgtatagcgctgctagttttacacagcgctttacagagacattttgcagacacaagtccctgccctgtggagcttacaatctatatttttgctgcctgaggcacagtgagataaagtgacttgcccaagatcacaaggagccaacaccgggaattgaaccaggctcccctgcttcaaactcagtgccagtgtctttacaaactgagccactcctccagaAGACTATAATTATAAAAAAGTGGTAGGTCTGCAGGGACAGTCATCGTGTGGTTCCAAACTAGAGGGATGGAGTTTAAGACTACAGTGACGTTTGTATCAAGGATTAGTTCAGAAGCAAGACATGCCCTAtaatatcaggggtgcgcaaacttttttttgtttgcgcccccctgcctgctcccctttTAGAAACATAATTTACATAAACTAGCAAAACGGTTTGCTACTCCGTGACTATACTGAAAACACACTTCAGAAATACCAAGCGTGCTacattgaaagttagggttacaCTACAGAAATATCTGCAGTGAAACACTTGTTCAGGATGCCTATCATTTTATTGTTTTCTACACATTGGCACGTGAAAAACCAAAACCCTGTGCAAGTCCCTGTCTTGGTCAATGCCAAATAGATGCCATTGTTTGTACTTCTGCAATATTACAGTACACAAAATAACTGTCATATTGAAAAGATAACCAAGCATGTTTTGAAGCGAGACAAGTATAATGCATAATTAGATCAAACGAACAATTAACTGTCATAAGCCTGACTTCCAAACTTTGGCTCCATCCTCCATTTAGGTTCAATACAAGTCAAATGAACTCTCCTTTTACAATGTGGTGTATCATGTAGAATTATTGCATaaccagtattttttttttttaagtctgtgATATGACGTAATCTTAAAGCCTTTTAAAACAATTCTAGTAAACGTTTAGGAATAAATGTATTTGGTATCACATATCATGTCCATATTGTGTATAAGGAGGCAGTTTCTGTTGCTACCATGGAATGGAAGAGCTCATTAGACCCATTGAAAAGCCACATTTAAGCCTGCACTTCAAACTCTGGTGTATAAACATTTACACATATCACTACAAAAAGAGCGCATGTACCATACCATATGGATCTGATACTCTACAAAAGGGAACTTCGACAACAGAATAAGATCcttgtaatcatttttttttttttaatgtcatgtCTAAAATTTGATTAATTCAAGAAACCATGCAGCTAGTTTTACGCAGAGTACTTTATCaggctttaaaaagaaaaaatctgaTTGCCATCGGCATCAACTAAAGAGAGTAACTTTTTGAACCAggttaaagaaaaaaaagcacatgGCCAATTTCTCACAAAAATAGCCATACTATactacagaaaaaaaacagaccaatccaagtataaaaaacacacacacactgacatttccgccccacaatatatatatatatatatatatatatatatatatatatatatacagtgttcgacaaacctatacatttgctcgccctgggcgagtggatttaacccccgggcgagtaaatattggcccaagcagcacacgtttggtactaggtggcgagtagatttttttttgtgtggcgagtagattttttggtgatttgtcaaccagtgtgtgtgtgtgtgtgtgtgtgtgtgtgtgtgtgtgtgtgtgtgtgtgtgtgtgtgtatatgtatgtatatatatatatatatatatatatatatatatatatatatatatatatatatatatatatatatatatatatatatatatatatatatacacagtgttcgacaaacctatacatttgctcgccccgggcgagtggatttaacccccaggcgagtaaatattggcccaagcagtacacgtttggtactaggtggcgagtagattttttttgtgtggcgagtagattttttggtgatttgtcgaccactatatatatatatagtctcttCAGAAAAATAGAAGTTTTGTCAACCGACATTTCAAACTAGAAACGGACACTGCTCCACAGTTTTAAGCAATTGGTGGTTCATAATGTAATGAGCATTAAGATGCATTCAGTGCCAAGTTCTATTTATGAAGAAATCACTGTGGTTTGATTATTTACATCaagtattaaaggagcaatccactaTGAAAGTTCATTGTTCTTTACAGGATTGTAAGCAGGGGAACCTCCAGAGCTGACCCGCACTGCTTTTATCTTTGGGGACCCCCAGGTTCCCAAGATAATATAgctaacttcaccagtaagtacaTCCCGTTtcttttttaaaggggatttattaAATGGTCATTCAACAGGAAGCCAAAACTTATGTTGAAACTTCCTATTGGTCCAAGATTTGTCAAcctcccccctccaaaaaaaaaaaatataaaggggGAACTGCTCCTTCCAGAGCCCTATGGGCCAGCTGAGTTGTGCATtcgtacacacacaaaaaaaaaaaaaaaaaaaagatttctgTGTTAAAAAAAAGCTATCCTCTATATTGTTTTGCAACACACTTGGTTAGAGTTAAAAATATTTGTACACAAACGTAAAGTTTCTCAAACTGAAATATTGTAACTATAGGACGATGTACCATTTGGTTAAAAGGTGTAATTATTACATGCCATTTGAGCAACAAGGAAAGATAACAATACCTATATTTCAGACAGTACAATTTTATGAAGTACACATGCATTTTCTGAAATTAAgctcttaaaaaaaataaaaatgcagctTTCACGTGAGACACTTCTACTTGCAATTGAAAAACACAAATAAAGACACTGCCATTTAAAAAGTTGATAACGCCTTACacctatatttatttttttcattgaaaGTTTATTAAAACTTCAGCAATACAAATGTTCCAGATTGAGGATTATCAAAAAAATTAAACTAACGTCCACGTAACAAAAATCGAAATAAACAAAAAAGAATGAATGTCCCTCAGCATACATTGCCCAAACAGAAAATGGAAACCAgtatttacaatttattttttaccaTCAACACTAGCAGGACTTGActgatcatttatttttttctccttttcttgGGAGGGATCCCTCTCCCGGCTTCTTGATTTTTGGTTACTTTCTTTGTCACGTGAAGATTTTACAGTCTTTTCTTTATCTCTGCTCCTGTGGGTAGAAGATCTCACCTCCGAATCCTTGCTGTCCTTTTTCTTGGATTCTGGACTTTTATCACGATCTCTGCTTGTTTTCTTGTCTCGTTTGTTCTCTGGACTCCTGCTCCTAGAAAGCTTTCCTTTATGGCTTTCATGCCCAGTAGCTTTATGTGAACTTTTATTTTCATCCTTTCGATTTGTGTCTTTGCTTCTGCTTTGACTGACTTCTCGATCTGTATCTTTCGAGTCATCCCTTgtcttattttctttatttttggatTTCTCTGGCGATGTCTTTCGGTCTCTGCTTCGGGACCTGCCTCTTCTTTTGGTCTCTCGGTCTTTGCTTTTCGCATTGTCTCTGCTTCGGCTGCGGTCACGGCTTCTAGATCTGCCCCGTCTGCCCTTATCTCTGCTTTTGCTTCTTTCCTTAGCTCGGCTGCTGGAGCTGTGTTTTCTCGTAGATTCACGCTCCTTACTCCTTGACCTTGCATGCTTATCTctagctctctccctctctttgctTTCACTTTTCGCTCTCTCGCTAGTTTTTGAGACACCATGTTTTGACCTCTCTTTACTTCGACTCCTCTCCTTTCCTTTCGCTCTGCTATCAGAGTGcttgtctctctccttccccctctcataATCACGATCTTTGCTCTTTGATCTAGTCTTTTCTTCACGCCTGCTGTGCTTACCATCTCTGTTGCTCTTGGAGTTCTCTTTACTTTCACTCTGGCTTTCAGATTTGGCATGTTTCCTACTCCTACTTTTATCATGCCTTTCTTCCTTCTCATCATCTTTCTTAGACTCTCTGCCTTTGCTGTTAGATTTCTGGTCTTTCGTTTTATTCTCCCGATCCTCTCTGTTGCTGGGACTCTTGGATACTGGCCTGTGATCCGCTGGTTTCCACTCTCCTCCTCTTATTGGACTTTTCTGATTTTCTTGATCGTCATTGAGCTCACCCCTAGAAAACATTTGGCATTAAAATAAATTAGCTGAACTCAAAAGTAAAGCAAGTATTTAGTATCTGTGTGTTTACCTCAATTTCTATAATGCACTCTCACAAAACCCATAATGACACAATTGTTTTGCTTTGATGTCCTTAAAACTAGATTGTCGTTGTATATTTATAAAATTACATAAAATAGAAATGTTCATAAATACAAATCAGCCTGGTACCCTTTAAAAGAGAAGATCGGAAGATATAAACAGAGCGAGACACTGCACAGCTAAAATGCCGATGTCCATGGTTCAATATACTCCATAGCGGTCATTATTGGCTGAAACTCCCATCGACTGCAATGGCAGTTTTCCAACAATAGCAGCTGGTAGTTTTCGTTTGTGCGGTCTCTATTTAAACCTCCAAAATTCTTTTTCGACTGATAACTGCAGCTTCAAAGCACATTGAATTTAATAGGTGCATCGTAGGGCAGCAAACATTGACATATTCAGTATGTGACCTACTTGTCGCCTTTGATCCAGCGTTCCCCACTAGAATATCTCATCCTCTGAGCTCTCTGCATTTCCTGCCTCCAATGTGGAGGAGTTTCGCTCCTTCTATAGCGATCTCTAGATCTGGATCGGGAGGGTGTACGATAGCGCTTGAAAGGAGAAAACAAGGAGCACCATTACATatctgtacaaaaaaaaaaccctacatctttagaaaaggaaaagaaagcaTTTTCCACAATCAACCCATCGAGAACTCCCAATGTATTCCAACTAAATACTTATGTTTTCCTCAGTCGAAACAAGCAGTTTAGGTTTATAAGTAACAAATGTGCTCTTCACTGCAATGCAATTAAAAGCAAACGAGTAAAActacaaataaaaaattattttcacTTACTCTTGGTCCTCTACCTTTAATTTTTCTTCCAGACCTGGTTACTAAAAGCCTTCTCTGGTATAGAGATCCCTGAGAATTGCTGAAAATAAAAGAAATGGAAAACAGgagggaaaaataataaataaaaatgaattccACTCAGATACACAAAAGTACTAAAAAGCACTATTCACATAAAATATAAACTATGATGGCACCAACAATTGAAGGCATGAGAGGAAATGAGCATATGAGAGTGTAGTGGCCAAGTTGCTATtgaaactcattaaaaaaaaactaattgatTTACATGGCATTAAGAAAATTAACAAAATAAAAGTTCAAGGATTTATATACTGGCTATCTAAGATCCCCCATATGTAGATATGTAGTGTGgtccaattccagtcctcatggACCATGGAAAGCACACATCTCTGCATATACCATACACGGACAATACACATTGTTTAAACTGGATGCTGATCTACAGTGTTGAATTACACTACTGCATTATTGGTTTCCAGAAACATGCAAATAGTTATGATTTGGATGAAAAGCAGCAAACCCTTAGCCAGGGTTTTAACTCTGTGGTAAAAACTACCTTGGGTAATCCAATGAAAAAGAGGCAACTCAACAGGCTTGTACACACCAGAGCTTCGCATTTTAGAGCCATTTCATATACGAGATGAACAAAGTGCTGTTCTTATTAGATTTGGGAGCTTAATTACATTTTCAGATGCTGTAAACACTATTGCCAAAACTTAAATAATGTCTTGCAAATTATTTACTCTGTTTGTGCCATATATCCAGATTTTCCTGAAGGAAGGTTGAGTAGTTTGATACTAAATGCAACTGTCCACAAAGCTTTCAAAAGAAAAGCCATCACTATGAAATTCTGGAAAAGTCCATGCACTTACATGAATTTCAATAAAAACATTAGAatactactagaatacagcacaTGATGCTTACCAGTCTCTGTCATTCATTCTTTCTTcgttctcctctcctctttgaggGCTCCTTCTCATTAAAAACTTGTTTTCTGGTACAGTTGGTATCTCCTCCGGACGTACCGTGGATGTTACCTGGACTTCCTGGTCCTCCTTTTCATTTTCACTAGCAGAGCTttatacaaaaaaaggaaaaatgtattTAGTCCAAACAAAATAAAGGTGATTTTTCTTGAAATGTTGCAATAGTAAATTTGCTTAGAGGCAATAAATAAGCTCTAATATATATCAAGGATTCTAGCAACCTCTTAGTGAGGATAcaccctaaggctgcgtccagaaTGATTGGGCGTGCTTGAGCGATGCGCAACGAATCAGTGTGTTTAAGTGAACATGTATATTGCGCGCACGTGAGCGTTCAACGGAGAGCAGCTTGGAGACAAATATTTGTATTTGCAGCGaaatggccgggtcacgtgagcggttcgcccaatgactgCCACAAAACGGTCAGTTTTGGGgacctctgcttccagagatatttataAAAGACGCTTATGTCGGTATCTTCATGTTTAAAAAAAGGTACCACATctcgctggccaataggaagccacggcaGATGCAATCGAGGCATCCTATTGACGTATCAGGAGATTTGAGCCACCATATTGTGCTACCAGAATGAGCTATAgtggtatctcaggaagcagggaataCCATGGAgctcaaattaatggggttcaactccggtagccccccctgctacccacctaATGCAAAAAAACCTAGGTGGAAATGCACCTTTCCTAAAGG is drawn from Ascaphus truei isolate aAscTru1 chromosome 7, aAscTru1.hap1, whole genome shotgun sequence and contains these coding sequences:
- the PPIG gene encoding peptidyl-prolyl cis-trans isomerase G encodes the protein MGIKAQRPRCFFDISINNVLAGRVVFELFSDVCPKTCENFRCLCTGEKGVGKNTQKPLHYKSCLFHRVVKDFMIQGGDFSEGNGRGGESIYGGFFEDESFSVEHNKEFLLSMANRGKDTNGSQFFITTKPTPHLDGGHVVFGQVISGQDVIREIECQKTDPSSRPCADVRIQNCGELIQKPKAKKEKKRHKSSSSDTGNSSDTDSSSDSSSDSKSEEEGKAKKKKKKHKKNSKKQKKEKKKRKKTKKSSASENEKEDQEVQVTSTVRPEEIPTVPENKFLMRRSPQRGEENEERMNDRDCNSQGSLYQRRLLVTRSGRKIKGRGPRRYRTPSRSRSRDRYRRSETPPHWRQEMQRAQRMRYSSGERWIKGDKGELNDDQENQKSPIRGGEWKPADHRPVSKSPSNREDRENKTKDQKSNSKGRESKKDDEKEERHDKSRSRKHAKSESQSESKENSKSNRDGKHSRREEKTRSKSKDRDYERGKERDKHSDSRAKGKERSRSKERSKHGVSKTSERAKSESKERERARDKHARSRSKERESTRKHSSSSRAKERSKSRDKGRRGRSRSRDRSRSRDNAKSKDRETKRRGRSRSRDRKTSPEKSKNKENKTRDDSKDTDREVSQSRSKDTNRKDENKSSHKATGHESHKGKLSRSRSPENKRDKKTSRDRDKSPESKKKDSKDSEVRSSTHRSRDKEKTVKSSRDKESNQKSRSRERDPSQEKEKKINDQSSPASVDGKK